AAAGTTGTTGTATAGGTATTAACCGATTTAAGTACTTTTTTTGGTCAAAGTTAAATATTAATACATCTGTGGACATTGTTGTTAGGATTAAATACAGCTAGCTATCTATGTACTGATTTGAAAATACGATACCGTAAGATCCTGCCGGAAGCGATCGCGCACGTTCATTTTTACAACTATACTTATCATACTAAGTATTTTTATCTTGCCTTATATTAATAATTGGCAGTTTCTCATCACTGATTTTTTGATGTTTTTCTGCTTATTAATGTTAGCTGAGTTTCGCTGTGACTATGTATGAATTAGGTTATCGTTAACACTATATAAGAATAAATTAGTATTACGAGTGATGAATAGTACAATCGTGCAATCAGTAAAAGTTGTGGTTTTATATCTCTAAAATCTGTGGATATCTGTTGAAATAGTTTAAATACTTTTAAAAACATCGAATATTGGCAATTCCTACTCTTGGGATAGGGGGATATCTAAAGAAAATGAAAGATTTTATCTCTACTTTTAGAAGTAAAAATATAAGCTTGATTTCTATCTTTGGATTTATGCAATCCTGACAAACAATGCTTATAGTTGGTTATTTAGGTGGACAACCACCCGATTACGTAAGTGAGGCTAACAATCATGTCACATCCAATCATTGCATCCAAGTTGTTTGTTGAGTTATCTGATGAGCAACAGGAGCTTTTAGCTGGTGGAACCGATGTTGAGCTAAGTAATACCAAATTCAAGCAGAAACAGATATTTTTACAAGGCACAACCTTTTCTGGCCCACAAGGTAGCTCCGCTAACTCTCAAGGAAATAGTACTACCTTAAGGACTTCGGCAAAAGATTTATTAGGCTTGGGTATAAATACCCCTGGTCGTGTATCTACTCCAGGTCGCCCTAGAATGGCTCCTGGAACGGCTACAGAAACTGAGTAAGAAGATTAACCATATCCCATAGGTGACCCGGAAACATTAGCTGTCACAATAGAGCGCTTCGCATATTTAAGTAGGGATATGGTTAGTGGGGGTTAACAAACAGTACATAATGAGGAATAAGCTGTTTTTCCTTCTCACCATCCTAGTCCATTCCCCCTACCGATAATTTGCGACTTTGAATTGAATAGCTAATATTGCAAGGGTCATCTATTGAGTTTCTCAATCCGATACCTTAAACACCATTGAAGTGGTGACGCTGAAAAATCTAGGCACTCAAGGTTTCCTTTCTTGAGTGCCTGAACAAGCCACAAATTTTACAGCTTTTTTGTTATTTTCTCTTTTGTATAACCTGACCATCTGACTCAATGCTTGAAGAAAAACTGCATCAACGAGTTATTTCTAAAGCAACAATGAGCAAACATAATAATTTTACCCACCAAGCCTATTTTTTAGCCTTTATTACAGCTAATGTGCAATGAGTATCTCTTAAAAAATGTCTCGCATATTAAAGTAAGGAATGGATGGCAACTAGAGGTTTTTAAACAGTTAAGCATCAACAATCAAAATAAACTGTTAGATGAGGCTTATTCTTCCTTCTTTCTCAACCCAATATCTGCAATGTTGTAAACGCTCAAAGTTTCTTCTCATTTGGTGTGTAGGAGCGATTGGGCGAACCTTAGTAACGCTTGTGGTGATTGCACTGCACGCAGTGGCAAAGCCAATCGCACATTCTAGTAATTTTCTGTCTTTTAGCTAAATACGTCAGGCAAAACTGCAATTGCAAGTCACACCATTTCACTTTAAGAATGATACAAATACTTTGGTAGGGACACGGCATTGCCGCGTCCCTACGAGAAATCTATATGTATCAAGTTTTTCGTGAATTGGTATCAGTCTCTGGAATCCTGATTTCTCGTATAGGCTTACGTAAGCGAGGCTAACAATTATGTATGGTCAAATGATTACATCTGAATTTTTTGTAGACTTATCTGATCAACAACAGGAGCTTTTAGCTGGTGGTGCAGACTTTGATTTGAGTAATACCGAGTTTGTTCAAGAGACTGCTAATGTACGCAAAAGCAGCAGTTCTAGTCCCCAAGGAGATAGTAGTAGCTCTACTTTCCAGCAAAATGACATCAGTAGCTCTGCACAAGATTTTTTAAGCCCAACTAGAGTATTTCCTTTAGGTGTCACAGGTTTAGCTTCTAGAGCCATTGACACCCCAGTTACCTCATTCATCAATAATACCAACCGAGGGTAAGCCAGCACAATCATTGCTAATTCCAGAACTTTCCTTACATATTTATCTTTGCACTCATAATCATCTAGCTGAGTGTTTCTGATAAAATCTAGCCTGCGAGTCAACTTATAAAGTTCTTTTCTGAAGACAAAAAGGGGGAGAGGAGATAGTTATGACTCGCTCAACGTAAGTGAGGACTTTGAGGGAGTTTGAGCGTTCTCCTCTGTTTTTCTAACGCGTTGCCCACGTTATCTAGATGAAAAAGGTAATTCCAGCGCGATCGCGCATACCTTTTTCTTCCCCCTTGACTGATTATAGCTAATTATAAAGCCTATGTATGCCACTGTTAGCAGCGTATGTTACCGTTTTGCTTTTTAGTAGTGAAGTGGCGGAGTGGAGGAGTAGAGGAGTGGAAGAGTGGGGACGAGCATAATAAGGGACTTCCAACTAAAAAAATATACAATCGCTTTGGTGAGTAGGGAAGGCAGGGGAAGAATCTAAAATGATATTTGCTCCCACCCATTGAATAATTTATTTTCTGGAAGTCCCTAATTCTTTTCTCCTCTTTAATCGCATAACCCTAAGATTGTTGATGTATCAATTAAAAACAGAAGGTAGAATACCGTGGACTCCCTACACAGAGAAGAAAATCATTTTTGGAATAGGTCTAATGAACCAAATCCAGAGCAGCTCCATTTAGTTGAAGCTAATGAGTTTCTCCCCCATATCAGTAAATGGACTAGCATCGGCGGGGGAGTTCTAATTACTATCTTTGTGGCAGGATTGACTCTGACATCTGTTCTTAAGTACAACGTTACTGTTAAAGTGCCTGCAACTATCCGACCTGTAGGAGAACTACGGCTTGTTCAATCTGCAATGAGCGGAAGTGTACAAAGGATTGATGTTCAGGAAAATCAGTTAGTAACGCAGGGACAACCAATTGCTCAGGTTGATGATTCCCGTCTCAAAACACAAAAGAGTCAACTAGAAAATACTATTCGCCAGAGTCAATTACAACTCAGTCCAATTCAAGCCCAGCTTGGTGAAATAGATACCCAAATCGCAGCTCAGACGAACTTAATTCAACGCACAATCGTAGCTGCACAAGCGGAGTTAGGTGGTAGCCAACGCAACTATCAAGATCAGCAAATTAAAGCTACGGCTGATATGATGCAAGCACAAGCAGCTTTGACTTTAGCTAAGGTGCAACGAGACAGATTACAGCGTGAAAAACTATTAAAAGCAACTGTAGAGGAAACAGAAGCAGCTTTGGCGTTAGCCAGGGTGCAACGAGACAGATTACAACGCGAAAAATTATTAACAACAACTTTACAAGAAGCAGAAGCAGCTTTGGCGTTAGCCAGGGTGCAACGAGACAGATTGCAGCGAGAAAAAGTCTTAACAGCAGGTGTCCAAGAAGCAGCAGCAGCCTTGACTTTAGCCAAGGTGCAGCGAGACAGATTGCAGCCCATAGTGGCAATGGGAGCAATTTCTCAAAATTTCTTTGAGGAAAAAGAACAAGCAGTAAAATCTGCTGAAGCAAGGTTAGAAGAAGCGAAAGCCAACGCTAAAAATCTCCAGGAGGAAAAAGAACAAGCGGTGAAAGCTGCTGAAGCCAAGCTAGAACAAGCTAAAGCCAATGCTAAAAATCTCCAAGAGGAAAAAGAACAAGCGGTGAAAGCTGCTGAGGCGAAACTAGAAGAAGCCAAAGCCAACGCTAAAAATCTTCAGGATGAGAAAAACCAAGCCCTGAC
This region of Nostoc sp. UHCC 0302 genomic DNA includes:
- a CDS encoding CTB family bacteriocin; the protein is MSHPIIASKLFVELSDEQQELLAGGTDVELSNTKFKQKQIFLQGTTFSGPQGSSANSQGNSTTLRTSAKDLLGLGINTPGRVSTPGRPRMAPGTATETE
- a CDS encoding CTB family bacteriocin; this translates as MYGQMITSEFFVDLSDQQQELLAGGADFDLSNTEFVQETANVRKSSSSSPQGDSSSSTFQQNDISSSAQDFLSPTRVFPLGVTGLASRAIDTPVTSFINNTNRG
- a CDS encoding HlyD family efflux transporter periplasmic adaptor subunit, which gives rise to MDSLHREENHFWNRSNEPNPEQLHLVEANEFLPHISKWTSIGGGVLITIFVAGLTLTSVLKYNVTVKVPATIRPVGELRLVQSAMSGSVQRIDVQENQLVTQGQPIAQVDDSRLKTQKSQLENTIRQSQLQLSPIQAQLGEIDTQIAAQTNLIQRTIVAAQAELGGSQRNYQDQQIKATADMMQAQAALTLAKVQRDRLQREKLLKATVEETEAALALARVQRDRLQREKLLTTTLQEAEAALALARVQRDRLQREKVLTAGVQEAAAALTLAKVQRDRLQPIVAMGAISQNFFEEKEQAVKSAEARLEEAKANAKNLQEEKEQAVKAAEAKLEQAKANAKNLQEEKEQAVKAAEAKLEEAKANAKNLQDEKNQALTVAETNLEKAKTAINPSNAPVTVALEKIKQEQAQGEATLAALKKERETLLQQRLEFQKQLDHTRKELQQVESDLNQSVMRSPIAGTLLQLNLRNPGQVVQPGEAIAQIAPLNAPVVIKAQVPAKDIDKVKSGQQVQMQVSACPYPDFGTLHGTVKTVSPDAVPVEKNTQAQSVPQVAAYGVIIEPQTSYVGRGDRQCHLQSGMEGRADIISRRETVLQFILRKARLIADS